One Methylocapsa sp. D3K7 DNA window includes the following coding sequences:
- a CDS encoding bifunctional enoyl-CoA hydratase/phosphate acetyltransferase produces MDFIENRTFDELQVGETASLARTLTYKDIELFAIMSGDVNPAHVDEVFAKSDMFHKIVAHGMWGGALISTVLGTLLPGPGTIYLGQSLHFLKPVGLGDTLTIRLKVVDKNPENCRILLDCQALNQHGQIVITGTAEVIAPIEKISRPRVILPEVELYEKGRFHRKLVAMTQGLTPIRTAVVHPVDMVSLLGAIEAAREQLIVPVLIGPKLKIRAAAAQAQIDISPYELISTEHSEAAAVMAVAMARAGKVEALMKGALHTDELMHAVVDGDQGLRTARRISHVFVIDARNYPRPLFVTDAAINVYPTLDDKRDIVQNAIDLAQALGIATPRVAILAAVETVTTKLRSTLDAAALCKMADRGQITGGVIDGPLAFDNAVSEESAKTKGIISPVAGQADIFVVPDVEAGNMLAKQLEYLADAEIAGIVLGARVPIILTSRADKALARQGSCAIALLLARRKMQGKP; encoded by the coding sequence ATGGACTTTATTGAAAATCGCACGTTCGATGAGTTGCAAGTTGGCGAGACCGCAAGCCTTGCCCGCACGCTCACCTACAAGGATATTGAACTCTTCGCCATCATGTCCGGCGACGTCAATCCAGCGCATGTCGATGAAGTGTTCGCCAAAAGCGACATGTTCCACAAAATCGTGGCGCATGGCATGTGGGGCGGCGCTTTGATCTCGACCGTGCTCGGCACGCTCCTGCCAGGCCCCGGCACCATTTATCTCGGGCAATCGTTGCATTTTCTCAAGCCCGTCGGCCTTGGCGACACTCTGACCATTAGGCTGAAAGTCGTGGACAAAAACCCAGAGAACTGCCGCATTCTTCTCGATTGCCAGGCGCTGAACCAACACGGTCAGATCGTGATCACCGGCACCGCAGAAGTCATCGCGCCAATCGAAAAAATTTCAAGGCCGAGGGTTATCCTACCCGAGGTGGAATTGTACGAAAAAGGCCGCTTTCATCGCAAGCTCGTTGCGATGACGCAGGGACTGACGCCCATCCGCACCGCCGTCGTCCACCCTGTTGATATGGTGTCCCTGCTCGGTGCCATCGAAGCCGCGCGCGAACAGCTGATCGTGCCGGTGCTAATCGGCCCAAAACTCAAGATCCGGGCCGCCGCCGCGCAAGCGCAAATCGATATTTCTCCCTATGAACTCATTTCGACGGAACACAGCGAAGCGGCCGCTGTTATGGCGGTCGCGATGGCGAGGGCGGGCAAGGTCGAAGCGCTGATGAAAGGAGCGCTGCACACCGACGAGCTCATGCATGCAGTGGTCGATGGCGATCAAGGCCTGCGCACGGCGCGCAGAATCAGCCACGTCTTTGTGATTGATGCTCGCAACTATCCAAGGCCGCTTTTCGTCACGGATGCGGCGATCAATGTGTATCCGACCCTCGATGACAAGCGTGACATCGTGCAAAACGCCATCGATCTCGCCCAGGCCCTCGGCATCGCGACACCAAGAGTCGCGATCCTCGCGGCCGTGGAAACCGTCACAACGAAACTCAGATCGACGCTAGACGCCGCCGCGCTGTGCAAGATGGCCGACCGGGGACAGATCACCGGCGGCGTCATCGACGGGCCGCTCGCTTTTGACAACGCCGTTTCGGAAGAGTCGGCGAAGACGAAAGGCATCATCTCTCCGGTCGCGGGCCAAGCGGACATTTTTGTCGTTCCCGACGTCGAAGCCGGGAATATGCTGGCAAAGCAGCTCGAATATTTGGCGGATGCGGAAATCGCAGGGATTGTGCTCGGCGCCCGCGTGCCGATCATCCTCACAAGCCGCGCCGACAAGGCGCTGGCCCGGCAAGGCTCCTGCGCGATCGCGCTGCTGCTCGCCCGCCGCAAGATGCAGGGCAAGCCATGA